A stretch of the Tachysurus fulvidraco isolate hzauxx_2018 chromosome 18, HZAU_PFXX_2.0, whole genome shotgun sequence genome encodes the following:
- the LOC113663870 gene encoding verrucotoxin subunit beta-like: MEPKIIQMAALGRALYPGMLYDCRSDSFIPGVTLWDKKALRNDIDVHDQTRTFVKLAASDSLSSKANLLDVSASLKASFFCGLVEVGGSAKYLQDSKSSSRQSRVTMQYSQTTKFEQLTMKELGNITYPQVFDQKSATHVVTAVLYGATAFMVFDYTSSENENKQEIEGNLQAVVKKIPTISIEGQASLTMNQQEKKLSENLNVTFYGDYELDENPTTYAEALKACNTLPSLLRKKSSKGVPLTVWLYPLTLLDARAAKLLREISFSLVAKTEKLLEELDEVHRRCNDMIKMPVTNDFPEIKERLKSFQELLGYYKVALQKALVSVLPNIRSGAVDDSALGLILENHYKSPFTAVNMNKWLDDNLGELNILTSYTSGLKDMPVVTSSGSFNSILFDADVDVLVSFTFTSLMNEDSFLTAIEDFVNSEGFSNLDQNSANAFTFQAIKPWFMSSDISAKMRQNLSLFTSFYKANKNVKRVKFIVASISDPSNPGSSIRIYQNGTLTNANFQPVSKPAAPVVDTSDGKVTLNLSKSTTGDTLQFKIEYRNTQPTDSASDATAWKVITTPDAKTTFNLTGIKQDEQQWVRYSAIGKVGVSEASNYVPFVIAGKIDYAISQWGTSVPVLIDKIRNKIMTNTGMSRWSNSIIKSEIQNAVNSPTIAYTGPITGGLKTGMAMYFQGTALATGKSFEIDIISGTWETGDYPFHMFFTFDESLGFNTRRGQTWESQERITSYTVAKGSAFDLFFVVKQEGWEVYLNGQKVYLFKHRLPVEKVTTLHIYGDTVINIMGTIPNWSNSTFGKELASGTSRTKTSNIQTDVPNPVSNPKKNYAGNILAEMRPGVALFFKGVVPSDFDCFAVNLLSSQTNDIGLHFKLMPKLVVFNTCRSGLWEEQIEIKASPFVKGGAFDFFLLASTKGFEVIVNGMPCCTFTYRMPVEKINSIQVNGDVFMNTFATLEVGSVNMKALVPANI, translated from the exons ATGGAGCCTAAAATCATTCAGATGGCAGCCCTGGGAAGGGCTCTGTATCCTGGAATGCTATACGACTGCCGCAGTGACTCTTTTATTCCAG GTGTTACTTTATGGGACAAGAAAGCATTGCGTAATGATATTGATGTTCATGACCAGACTAGAACATTTGTCAAGCTTGCTGCCTCTGACAGCCTCAGTTCTAAGGCCAACCTCCTAGATGTGAGCGCTTCCCTAAAAGCTAGTTTTTTTTGTGGATTGGTAGAGGTTGGAGGATCTGCCAAGTACCTACAGGATTCCAAATCCTCATCACGTCAGTCCAGAGTTACCATGCAGTACAGCCAGACAACAAAATTTGAACAGCTCACTATGAAGGAGCTTGGTAATATCACCTACCCACAAGTATTTGACCAGAAATCAGCCACTCATGTAGTTACAGCTGTACTGTATGGAGCTACTGCTTTCATGGTGTTTGATTATACAAGTTCAGAAAATGAGAACAAGCAGGAAATTGAAGGAAACCTTCAAGCAGTGGTCAAGAAGATCCCTACTATTTCAATTGAGGGGCAAGCATCCCTAACTATGAATCAACAAGAGAAGAAATTATCTGAGAATTTGAATGTAACCTTTTATGGTGACTATGAGCTTGATGAAAACCCCACCACATACGCTGAGGCTCTCAAGGCTTGCAATACGTTGCCCAGTCTGCTGAGGAAAAAAAGCAGTAAAGGTGTTCCATTGACTGTGTGGCTGTATCCTCTCACACTTTTGGATGCTAGAGCTGCTAAGCTGCTAAGAGAAATCAGTTTCAGCCTGGTGGCTAAAACAGAAAAATTGTTGGAGGAGCTTGATGAAGTACATAGAAGATGCAATGATATGATCAAAATGCCAGTTACAAATGATTTCCCTGAAATAAAGGAAAGATTGAAAAGCTTTCAGGAACTACTCGGTTATTATAAAGTAGCATTACAGAAGGCACTGGTCAGTGTTTTGCCAAATATTCGGAGTGGGGCCGTGGATGACAGTGCATTGGGTCTCATCCTGGAGAACCATTACAAGTCACCATTTACAGCTGTCAACATGAACAAGTGGTTAGATGACAACTTGGGTGAATTAAATATACTGACATCCTATACCAGTGGGTTGAAAGACATGCCAGTTGTAACATCCTCAGGGTCATTTAATTCCATACTCTTTGATGCTGATGTTGATGTGTTGGTttcgtttacatttacatctttaaTGAATGAAGACTCCTTCCTAACTGCTATTGAAGACTTTGTGAACTCTGAAGGGTTTAGTAACTTGGACCAAAACAGTGCAAATGCTTTCACATTCCAAGCGATAAAGCCTTGGTTCATGTCTTCTGATATTTCGGCAAAAATGAGGCagaatctttctctctttacaaGTTTTTACAAGGCCAATAAAAATGTGAAGAGAGTCAAATTCATCGTTGCCTCCATATCTGACCCCAGCAATCCAGGATCCTCCATCCGAATTTATCAGAACGGCACTTTGACTAATGCTAACTTCCAGCCTGTATCCAAGCCTGCTGCACCTGTGGTGGACACCAGTGATGGGAAAGTCACCCTGAACCTTTCAAAATCCACAACCGGAGATACTCTACAGTTCAAAATTGAGTACAGAAATACCCAGCCAACCGATTCTGCAAGTGATGCTACCGCATGGAAAGTCATCACAACTCCAGATGCAAAGACCACCTTTAACTTGACTGGAATAAAGCAAGACGAGCAACAATGGGTCCGATACTCAGCTATTGGTAAAGTGGGAGTGAGTGAAGCCAGCAATTATGTCCCCTTCGTAATAGCAGGGAAGATCGATTACGCAATAAGTCAATGG ggCACCTCCGTGCCAGTCCTCATTGATAAAATAAGGAACAAAATTATGACCAATACAGGCATGTCACGATGGTCAAACTCTATTATCAAATCAGAAATTCAAAATGCTGTCAACAGTCCT ACTATTGCTTACACTGGACCAATTACTGGAGGCCTGAAAACCGGAATGGCCATGTATTTCCAAGGCACTGCTCTTGCAACAGGAAAATC CTTTGAAATAGATATTATATCCGGGACATGGGAAACCGGCGATTATCCTTTTCACATGTTTTTTACTTTTGACGAGTCACTGGGCTTCAACACCCGAAGGGGTCAGACTTGGGAGAGCCAAGAACGTATAACATCGTATACTGTTGCCAAAGGATCAGCCTTTGACTTATTTTTTGTGGTCAAACAAGAAGGCTGGGAG GTATATTTAAATGGGCAGAAGGTTTATCTGTTCAAGCATCGCCTGCCAGTGGAGAAAGTGACTACACTTCACATTTATGGAGACACCGTCATTAACATCATGGGTACTATTCCA AACTGGAGCAATTCTACATTTGGTAAGGAACTAGCCTCTGGAACTTCACGCACAAAGACTTCTAACATCCAGACTGATGTGCCAAACCCAGTCAGCAACCCT aaaaaaaactacgCTGGCAATATCCTAGCAGAAATGAGGCCTGGTGTGGCTTTGTTCTTCAAAGGGGTTGTTCCTTCAGATTTCGATTG ctttgcagTAAATTTGCTGTCCTCCCAGACGAACGACATTGGTCTCCACTTTAAACTCATGCCAAAGCTGGTGGTGTTTAACACCTGCAGGAGTGGTTTATGGGAAGAGCAAATTGAAATTAAAGCAAGTCCATTTGTCAAAGGAGGAGCCTTTGATTTCTTCCTACTTGCTTCTACAAAAGGCTTTGAA gtgATTGTAAACGGCATGCCATGCTGCACATTCACTTACCGCATGCCAGTAGAAAAGATTAATTCCATTCAGGTCAATGGAGATGTCTTCATGAACACCTTTGCAACTCTTGAA gTTGGCAGTGTTAACATGAAAGCCCTGGTTCCTGCCAATATTTGA